A genomic segment from Aegilops tauschii subsp. strangulata cultivar AL8/78 chromosome 1, Aet v6.0, whole genome shotgun sequence encodes:
- the LOC123496849 gene encoding uncharacterized protein: MLSWPNSNGTSDDDDEYMSEFSSMQMEYFQTPDTVIDPSFCGLVTESDRRCILHRQRAGKFVAFEGTDTGRRFIECATEDGVNCGVLEWVDAPWPVILQRCLSKLWDMYHEQNLGRAQDNEAHGIEVAKLQKELDSLANQYSQLVDDVSKLFDYQDGIKSHDMDCTSQAINELKENKKQLEE, encoded by the exons ATGCTGTCGTGGCCGAACAGCAACGGGACGTCGGACGACGATGACGAGTACATGAGCGAGTTCAGCAGCATGCAGATGGAGTACTTT CAAACTCCTGACACTGTGATAGACCCTAGTTTCTGTGGGCTTGTGACTGAATCTGACAGAAGGTGCATCCTGCACAGGCAGAGGGCGGGCAAGTTTGTGGCATTTGAAGGCACTGACACTGGCAGGAGATTCATAGAATGTGCTACTGAG GATGGTGTGAACTGTGGTGTTTTGGAGTGGGTAGATGCCCCCTGGCCTGTAATTCTGCAAAGGTGCTTAAGCAAGCTCTGGGATATGTATCATGAGCAGAACCTTGGTAGAGCCCAGGATAATGAGGCTCATGGGATAGAGGTTGCAAAACTGCAGAAGGAGCTTGATTCTCTGGCCAATCAGTATAGCCAGCTGGTGGATGATGTGTCCAAGTTGTTTGATTATCAGGATGGAATCAAATCTCATGACATGGATTGCACAAGCCAGGCAATCAATGAActgaaggaaaataagaagcaacTTGAGGAGTAG
- the LOC109735880 gene encoding probable xylan O-acetyltransferase 9, with product MVKAPLHSSSSAAAAAATFSLVAKKARLSPFILLSLLFMLLFSFLYGEELAALIGRRASRNWAHLDVSVNREHQQPPGGSGVEDGWQRKKKRWQGKLAFAVNDEDEDEECDVFSGSWVRDEEAHPLYREEECPYIQPQLTCQAQGRPDRGYQSWRWQPHDCTLPAFNPTQMLETLRGKRMMFVGDSLNRGQFTSMVCLLQSAIPSPEAKSFEMSPDQQHTVFTAREYNATVEFYWAPFLLQSNADDAVVHKISDRMVRNGSIAHHGRHWEGADVLVFNTYLWWCTGLRFRVVNGPIAGAREEDAAWVSTEEAYGMAFRDMLQWVRDNMDFNTTRVFFTSMSPTHGKSQDWGGAAGGNCYNETAMIEDAGYWGTDGRRSVMRVIGEILDGDGADVPLTFLNVTQLSMYRKDAHTSIYKKQWNPLTPEQVADPRTYADCVHWCLPGLQDTWNELLYSKLFYP from the exons ATGGTGAAGGCGCCTCTCCACTCCTCgtcctcggccgccgccgccgcggccacctTCTCGCTGGTCGCCAAGAAGGCGCGGCTCTCGCCCTTCATCCTGCTGTCGCTGCTCTTCATGCtcctcttctccttcctctacGGGGAAGAGCTCGCGGCGCTCATCGGCCGGCGAGCTAGTCGAAACTGGGCACACCTCGACGTCAGCGTCAACCGCGAGCATCAGCAGCCGCCCG GTGGATCGGGGGTGGAGGATGGGtggcagaggaagaagaagaggtggcAGGGGAAGCTGGCGTTCGCGGTGAatgacgaggacgaggacgaggagtGCGACGTGTTCTCGGGGAGCTGGGTGCGGGACGAGGAGGCGCACCCGCTGTACCGGGAGGAGGAGTGCCCCTACATCCAGCCGCAGCTCACCTGCCAGGCGCAGGGCCGCCCCGACAGGGGCTACCAGTCCTGGCGATGGCAGCCGCACGACTGCACCCTCCCCGC GTTCAACCCGACGCAGATGCTGGAGACGCTGCGGGGCAAGCGGATGATGTTCGTGGGCGACTCGCTGAACCGCGGGCAGTTCACGTCCATGGTGTGCCTCCTCCAGTCCGCCATCCCGTCGCCGGAGGCCAAGTCCTTCGAGATGTCCCCCGACCAGCAGCACACCGTGTTCACCGCCAGGGAGTACAACGCGACGGTGGAGTTCTACTGGGCGCCCTTCCTGCTGCAGTCCAACGCGGACGACGCCGTGGTGCACAAGATCTCCGACCGCATGGTGCGCAACGGCTCCATCGCCCACCACGGCCGCCACTGGGAGGGCGCCGACGTCCTGGTCTTCAACACCTACCTCTGGTGGTGCACCGGCCTGCGCTTCAGGGTCGTGAACGGGCCGATCGCGGGGGCCAGGGAGGAGGACGCGGCGTGGGTGTCGACCGAGGAGGCCTACGGCATGGCGTTCCGCGACATGCTGCAGTGGGTGAGGGACAACATGGACTTCAACACCACCAGGGTCTTCTTCACCAGCATGTCGCCCACCCACGGCAAGAGCCAGGACTGGGGGGGCGCGGCGGGGGGCAACTGCTACAACGAGACGGCGATGATCGAGGACGCCGGGTACTGGGGCACGGACGGGCGGCGGAGCGTGATGCGGGTGATCGGGGAGATCCTCGACGGCGACGGTGCCGACGTGCCGCTCACCTTCCTCAACGTCACGCAGCTTTCCATGTACCGCAAGGACGCGCACACCTCCATCTACAAGAAGCAGTGGAACCCGCTGACGCCGGAGCAGGTCGCCGACCCCAGGACCTACGCCGACTGCGTCCACTGGTGCCTCCCGGGGCTCCAGGACACGTGGAACGAACTCCTCTACTCCAAGCTCTTCTACCCTTGA